The following coding sequences lie in one Candidatus Zixiibacteriota bacterium genomic window:
- the lpxD gene encoding UDP-3-O-(3-hydroxymyristoyl)glucosamine N-acyltransferase, whose product MSTTTKTLSELARAVGGEVLGDGGLVITKVAPIDEAGPGAITFLANPRYAKHLERTRASAVIVGRGAIPAAAKPGPALLKAADPYVAFAKVLQLFHPAPRRRAGVSAGAHVDPEARVAPEATVYPNVFVGRGASVGERTVLFPGVFVGEGVSIGRDCVLHPNVVVREGCRIGDRVVLHAGVVIGADGFGYAGEGEGRVKIPQVGVVEIEDDVEIGANSTIDRATLGRTVIRRGVKIDNLVQIAHNVTVGENSVIAAQAGVAGSTRIGRNVILAGQAGVVNHVVIGDGAKIGPQSGIPRDVPAGAVLSGGIEAAPHRQWLRVMALLPELPALWAAVRALEKKLGRS is encoded by the coding sequence GTGAGCACCACGACCAAGACCCTCTCCGAGCTGGCGCGGGCGGTCGGCGGGGAGGTCCTCGGCGACGGCGGCCTCGTCATCACGAAGGTCGCACCGATCGACGAAGCGGGTCCGGGCGCGATCACGTTTCTGGCCAATCCGCGCTACGCGAAGCACCTCGAGCGCACCCGGGCCAGCGCGGTCATCGTCGGGCGGGGAGCGATCCCGGCGGCCGCAAAGCCCGGGCCTGCGCTGCTGAAGGCGGCGGACCCCTACGTCGCCTTCGCAAAGGTCCTGCAGCTGTTCCACCCGGCCCCGAGGCGTAGAGCGGGCGTCAGCGCCGGGGCGCACGTTGACCCGGAAGCGCGCGTGGCCCCGGAGGCGACGGTCTATCCCAACGTGTTCGTCGGGCGCGGCGCCTCGGTCGGCGAGCGAACGGTCCTCTTTCCCGGAGTGTTCGTGGGCGAGGGGGTGTCGATCGGGCGCGACTGCGTGCTGCATCCGAACGTCGTGGTCCGGGAAGGCTGCAGGATCGGAGACCGCGTGGTGCTGCACGCCGGCGTGGTGATCGGCGCGGATGGCTTCGGTTACGCGGGCGAGGGAGAGGGGCGGGTCAAGATCCCGCAGGTGGGCGTGGTCGAGATCGAGGACGACGTGGAGATCGGAGCGAACAGCACGATCGACCGCGCGACGCTCGGCCGCACCGTGATCCGGCGGGGCGTGAAAATCGACAATCTGGTTCAGATCGCGCACAATGTGACCGTTGGCGAGAACAGCGTGATCGCGGCGCAGGCGGGGGTGGCGGGAAGCACGCGGATCGGCCGCAACGTCATTCTGGCCGGTCAGGCGGGGGTCGTCAATCACGTCGTGATCGGCGACGGGGCCAAGATCGGACCGCAGTCCGGCATTCCCCGGGACGTTCCGGCAGGCGCGGTGCTCTCGGGCGGGATCGAGGCCGCTCCGCACCGGCAGTGGCTGCGGGTCATGGCGCTGCTCCCGGAGCTGCCCGCGTTGTGGGCGGCGGTGCGGGCGCTGGAGAAGAAATTGGGGCGGTCGTGA
- a CDS encoding OmpH family outer membrane protein, with product MKHWLWIVCVVVLFAAPAPAQDRIKIGFIDIQRAITESQAGKRAKEKFQAQVKKVEAELLKEKQELERLKADLDKKGPLLKEEERRNLEADLQRRIVNYQRAMQDNQQELRQKEGMMTSDILRDLEKIVAEVGKSEKFTLILERNQILYSDQGIDITNKVVEVYNSRVKGK from the coding sequence GTGAAGCATTGGTTGTGGATCGTGTGCGTCGTCGTGCTGTTTGCGGCTCCGGCGCCGGCGCAGGACAGGATCAAGATCGGCTTTATCGACATCCAGCGCGCGATCACCGAGTCGCAGGCGGGCAAGCGGGCCAAGGAGAAATTCCAGGCTCAGGTCAAGAAGGTCGAGGCGGAGCTGCTCAAGGAGAAGCAGGAGCTGGAGCGGTTGAAGGCGGATCTCGACAAGAAAGGGCCGCTGCTCAAGGAAGAGGAGCGGCGGAACCTGGAAGCGGATCTCCAGCGGCGGATCGTCAACTACCAGCGCGCGATGCAGGACAACCAGCAGGAGCTCAGGCAGAAGGAAGGGATGATGACCTCGGATATTCTCCGGGACCTGGAAAAGATCGTCGCAGAGGTGGGCAAGTCGGAGAAGTTCACGCTGATTCTGGAGCGCAATCAGATACTCTACAGCGACCAGGGGATTGACATCACCAACAAGGTGGTGGAAGTCTACAACAGCCGCGTCAAGGGGAAGTGA
- the bamA gene encoding outer membrane protein assembly factor BamA produces MDSKTPSARRFPVFFLILMVGYALLTARAAGQEKTKLVDVKIAGNVRVEEDGIRLHVKSRAGEFFDASLVEQDVKAIYRMGFFDDVQAALTPEGVLTYTVKEKPYVREVKVQGVSQIGREKIDTAFGVTPRTILDRNKVAEGVEKVRKLYVEQGYVNAKVDYAISVESNNQAVVTLDVVEGNRLLIKKISFEGNRVFSESELKGLMSTKEEWLLSFITNRGVLDRDVLTNDIAILNNHYYDHGYIDHKIDEPVILRRRDGLELVIRVHEGPQYRVGKVEIGGDLIEDGEKMLQRVKITPGQIFRGSRLREDVTALGDLYSNKGFAFAQIEPVTRIQSEEKVVDVALVITKGPPVYFNRILVAGNTKTRDKVVRRELLAAEQELFSGTKLTQSRNALQRSGYFEDVQLTTKKTDQPDAVDLLVDVKEGPTGTFSVGAGYSSGDGFLFNAGIAEKNLFGRGQSVNGSFSIGTSRQDFVVSFNEPYFRDTRLALGFDAFNTEREFESFDQRRLGFGVHTSYPLKDFRVPFWGRPAPDLLRGSDELASNAPPTIWDYMRGGMSYELTREKINGIEAGAPLAIQNERGTSLTSAMAPSLTYDSRDHFFNPTEGTKSAFSVKFAGLGGDNRFIKSDLSGRWHYPLLKDPNWGGAYVLALGGSVGYGFGLTERSNGKKDLPLFERYFLGGINSVRGFADRSLGPRERTCSNVDGVESCATDVVGGDKAAVFNAELMFPIMEQFGLRGVAFFDMGQAFRESDNFSFGDFRRSVGVGARWLSPFGPLRVELGFPLNKKSGDDTSVLGFSIGSQP; encoded by the coding sequence ATGGATTCGAAGACGCCTTCCGCCCGCCGCTTCCCCGTTTTCTTCCTGATCCTGATGGTCGGTTATGCGCTCCTGACCGCGCGGGCCGCGGGTCAGGAAAAGACGAAGCTCGTCGACGTCAAGATCGCGGGAAACGTGCGCGTGGAAGAGGACGGCATCCGTCTGCACGTAAAGAGCCGGGCGGGAGAGTTCTTCGACGCCTCGCTCGTCGAGCAGGATGTGAAGGCGATCTACCGCATGGGATTTTTCGACGATGTCCAGGCCGCGCTGACGCCCGAAGGGGTTCTCACCTACACCGTAAAGGAAAAGCCCTACGTCCGGGAAGTGAAGGTGCAGGGAGTCTCACAGATCGGCAGGGAGAAGATCGACACCGCGTTCGGCGTCACTCCGCGGACGATTCTCGACCGCAACAAGGTGGCCGAGGGGGTCGAGAAGGTGCGAAAGCTGTACGTCGAACAGGGCTACGTCAACGCCAAGGTGGACTACGCGATCTCCGTCGAGTCGAACAACCAGGCCGTGGTCACGCTCGACGTGGTGGAGGGGAACCGGCTGCTGATCAAGAAGATCTCCTTCGAGGGCAACCGCGTGTTTTCCGAAAGCGAGCTCAAGGGCTTGATGTCGACGAAGGAAGAGTGGCTCTTGTCGTTCATCACCAACCGCGGCGTCCTCGACCGCGACGTGCTCACCAACGACATCGCGATCCTCAACAACCACTACTACGATCACGGCTACATCGACCACAAGATCGACGAGCCGGTGATCCTGCGCCGCCGCGACGGCCTGGAGCTGGTCATCCGCGTGCACGAGGGGCCCCAGTACCGGGTGGGCAAGGTGGAGATCGGGGGCGATCTCATCGAGGACGGCGAGAAGATGCTCCAGCGGGTCAAGATCACGCCGGGGCAGATTTTCCGCGGCAGCCGGTTGCGGGAAGACGTGACCGCGCTCGGCGATCTGTATTCCAACAAGGGCTTCGCTTTCGCCCAGATCGAGCCGGTCACCCGGATCCAGAGCGAGGAGAAGGTGGTCGACGTGGCGCTGGTGATCACCAAAGGCCCGCCGGTTTACTTCAACCGCATCCTGGTCGCGGGCAATACCAAGACGCGGGACAAGGTGGTGCGGCGCGAGCTGCTGGCGGCGGAACAGGAGCTGTTTTCGGGGACGAAACTCACCCAGAGCCGCAACGCCCTGCAGCGCTCGGGGTATTTCGAGGACGTGCAGCTGACGACGAAGAAGACCGATCAGCCCGACGCGGTCGACCTTCTCGTCGACGTCAAGGAGGGTCCCACCGGTACCTTCTCGGTCGGAGCCGGCTACAGCAGCGGCGACGGGTTCCTGTTCAACGCCGGGATCGCGGAGAAGAACCTTTTCGGCCGCGGCCAGAGCGTGAACGGCAGCTTTTCGATCGGCACGAGCCGGCAGGATTTCGTCGTGAGCTTCAACGAACCCTATTTCCGCGACACGCGGCTCGCGCTCGGCTTCGACGCCTTCAACACCGAGCGTGAGTTCGAGTCGTTCGACCAGCGTCGGCTCGGGTTCGGCGTCCACACGAGCTACCCGTTGAAGGATTTTCGGGTTCCGTTCTGGGGCCGGCCCGCCCCGGACCTGCTCCGGGGCTCGGACGAGCTGGCGAGCAACGCGCCACCGACGATCTGGGACTACATGCGCGGCGGGATGTCGTACGAGCTGACGCGTGAGAAGATCAACGGCATCGAAGCCGGCGCGCCGCTCGCGATCCAGAACGAGCGCGGGACCTCGCTGACGAGCGCGATGGCGCCGAGCCTGACCTACGACAGCCGTGATCACTTCTTCAACCCGACCGAAGGGACCAAGTCGGCCTTTTCCGTGAAGTTCGCGGGCCTCGGGGGCGACAATCGCTTCATCAAGTCGGACCTGAGCGGGCGCTGGCACTACCCGCTCCTCAAGGATCCCAACTGGGGCGGCGCTTACGTGCTCGCCCTCGGCGGGAGCGTCGGTTACGGCTTCGGGCTCACGGAGAGATCGAACGGGAAAAAGGACTTGCCCCTGTTCGAGCGCTATTTCCTCGGCGGCATCAACTCGGTTCGCGGCTTCGCCGACCGCAGCCTGGGGCCGAGGGAGCGAACGTGCTCGAATGTGGACGGAGTCGAGAGCTGCGCGACCGACGTCGTCGGCGGCGACAAGGCGGCCGTCTTCAACGCCGAGCTGATGTTCCCGATCATGGAACAGTTCGGGCTTCGCGGGGTGGCTTTCTTCGACATGGGCCAGGCGTTCCGCGAATCGGATAACTTCAGCTTCGGCGACTTCCGGCGTTCCGTCGGGGTGGGAGCGCGCTGGCTGTCGCCGTTCGGCCCGCTCCGCGTCGAGCTCGGTTTTCCGCTGAACAAGAAGTCGGGCGACGACACCTCCGTGCTGGGATTTTCTATCGGCAGCCAGCCTTGA
- a CDS encoding ABC transporter ATP-binding protein: MSKLLSVRGLEKTFVEGEREIRVLTGLDFDLEPGERVAIVGESGVGKSTLLHILGTLDRPTAGQVLYQGQALPLDDEIELARFRNREIGFVFQFHYLLPDFSALENVMLPALIQGIDRRRAEAEAAELLQLVGLQDRLNHRPGKLSGGEQQRVALARAVVLRPKLVLADEPTGSLDVRIGEEVQELLFRLNKERGTALVVATHNRGFAAKIGRQLELRNGQLHPV; the protein is encoded by the coding sequence ATGAGTAAGCTGCTTTCGGTGCGCGGCCTGGAGAAGACCTTCGTCGAAGGCGAGCGCGAGATCCGGGTTCTCACGGGACTCGACTTCGACCTCGAGCCCGGCGAGCGCGTCGCGATCGTCGGCGAATCGGGCGTGGGGAAAAGCACGCTGCTCCACATCCTGGGGACGCTCGACCGTCCGACCGCGGGGCAGGTGCTCTATCAGGGCCAGGCGCTGCCGCTGGACGACGAGATCGAGCTGGCGCGCTTCCGCAATCGGGAGATCGGCTTCGTTTTCCAGTTCCATTATCTGCTCCCGGATTTCTCGGCTCTGGAGAACGTCATGCTCCCGGCGCTGATTCAGGGAATCGATCGGCGCCGCGCGGAGGCGGAGGCTGCGGAGCTGCTCCAGCTGGTCGGCCTGCAGGATCGTCTCAACCACCGCCCGGGAAAGCTTTCGGGAGGCGAGCAGCAGCGGGTCGCGCTGGCTCGCGCGGTGGTGCTTCGGCCCAAGCTGGTGCTGGCCGACGAGCCGACCGGCTCGCTCGACGTGCGTATCGGCGAGGAGGTGCAGGAGCTGCTCTTTCGCCTGAACAAAGAGCGCGGAACGGCGCTGGTGGTGGCGACGCACAACCGCGGATTTGCGGCCAAAATCGGCCGCCAGCTCGAGCTTCGCAACGGGCAGCTCCATCCGGTATAG
- a CDS encoding lipoprotein-releasing ABC transporter permease subunit, with protein MQYEWFIGLRYLRARRRETFISLITVISVLGVMIGVMTLNVVMAVMSGFEETLRDRLLGINAHIALSRAGGPLEGYEALLPRLARTDGVVAATPTVYGQVMLTAGPRVSGVVVRGIDPDRVNAVVDVERYLREGSLGGLKKMHALRVDDRTVHLPGVILGRRLAGQLGVFPGNPVQVVSPLGSPTAIGVIPKVRRFMVVGLFDSGMSDIDSTLVFMSLADAQKFFELDGGVTTIEMKVRDVDRAKEVADRIQRELGFPYITEDWSRLWPNLFSALRLEKTVYFLVLLLMILIGAFNIVSTLIMVVMEKKKDIAILQSMGATRQSIRKIFLIKGCVIGVVGTVLGVIAGYVICLLIQEYQFIELPKDVFLISTVPVRIYAGNFVLIALASLAVCLVASIYPARQAAKLDPVEIIRYE; from the coding sequence ATGCAGTACGAATGGTTCATCGGGCTTAGGTACCTGCGGGCCCGCCGCCGGGAGACGTTCATTTCCCTGATCACGGTGATCTCCGTTCTGGGAGTGATGATCGGCGTCATGACGCTCAACGTGGTGATGGCGGTGATGAGCGGGTTCGAGGAGACGCTGCGCGACCGCCTGCTGGGGATCAACGCGCACATCGCGCTCAGCCGGGCGGGCGGTCCGCTCGAAGGCTACGAGGCGCTCCTGCCGCGGCTGGCCCGGACCGACGGCGTGGTGGCGGCGACCCCGACGGTGTACGGCCAGGTGATGCTCACGGCCGGGCCGCGGGTCTCGGGAGTGGTGGTTCGTGGCATCGACCCCGACCGCGTTAACGCCGTGGTCGACGTCGAGCGCTACCTGCGCGAGGGAAGCCTGGGGGGGCTCAAGAAAATGCATGCGCTGCGGGTGGACGACCGCACCGTGCACCTGCCGGGCGTGATCCTGGGGCGGCGCCTCGCCGGCCAGCTCGGCGTTTTTCCCGGAAATCCCGTGCAGGTGGTCTCGCCGCTGGGCAGCCCGACGGCGATCGGCGTGATCCCGAAGGTGCGGCGGTTCATGGTGGTCGGTTTGTTCGATTCCGGCATGAGCGACATCGACTCGACGCTGGTCTTCATGAGCCTGGCGGACGCCCAGAAGTTCTTCGAGCTCGACGGAGGGGTCACCACCATCGAGATGAAGGTGCGCGACGTGGACCGGGCCAAGGAGGTGGCCGACCGGATCCAGCGGGAGCTGGGCTTCCCTTACATCACCGAGGACTGGTCCCGCCTGTGGCCCAACCTGTTTTCGGCGCTGCGGCTCGAGAAGACCGTTTATTTCCTCGTGCTGCTGCTGATGATCCTGATCGGCGCGTTCAATATCGTTTCCACGCTGATCATGGTGGTCATGGAGAAGAAAAAGGACATCGCGATCCTGCAGTCGATGGGCGCCACGCGGCAGAGCATCCGCAAGATCTTTCTGATCAAGGGGTGCGTGATCGGAGTCGTCGGAACGGTTCTGGGAGTGATCGCGGGTTACGTCATCTGTCTGCTGATCCAGGAGTATCAGTTCATCGAGCTCCCCAAGGACGTCTTCCTGATCTCCACCGTCCCGGTGCGGATCTACGCCGGAAACTTCGTCCTGATCGCCCTCGCCTCTCTGGCCGTCTGTCTGGTGGCGAGCATCTACCCGGCGCGCCAGGCCGCCAAGCTCGATCCGGTGGAAATCATCCGCTATGAGTAA
- the lysS gene encoding lysine--tRNA ligase translates to MAPASKDVPQSASEQSEVRRQKLEQFRQAGLPLYPNDFKPSHSTAEIAARFGDFSEEQLAGIEERFQVAGRIMTIRNFGRASFFHIQDGSGRLQVYARKDRLGDRGYALFQALDAGDIVGVRGRLFRTRTGELTVEAESVRLLAKCLHPLPEKWHGLADVEARYRQRYLDLMVNPEVRRVFETRSRIVRLVRRFFEERGFLEVETPMMHPIPGGAAARPFVTHHNALDMDLYLRVAPELFLKRLLVGGIERVFELNRSFRNEGISVRHNPEFTMLEFYQAYATFEDLMTLTEELFSALAREVTGGARLTYEGREIDLTPPWERIAIPEAIARHGGAEVAEIASHEGLREFAKKRGLRVDLGAPYGKLLVEVFEEIAEQHLVRPTFVTGFPLAVSPLARKNDADPTLVDRFELYIGGRELANAFSELNDPDDQRQRFLEQMEARKAGDDTANPIDEDFVRALEYGMPPAAGEGIGIDRLVMLFTDSPSIRDVILFPLLRPQR, encoded by the coding sequence ATGGCCCCTGCTTCCAAAGACGTCCCGCAAAGCGCCAGCGAGCAGTCGGAGGTGCGCCGCCAGAAGCTGGAACAGTTCCGGCAGGCGGGGCTGCCCCTTTATCCCAACGATTTCAAGCCGAGCCACTCGACGGCGGAGATCGCCGCGCGGTTCGGCGACTTCAGCGAGGAGCAGCTCGCGGGGATCGAGGAGCGCTTCCAGGTGGCGGGGCGGATCATGACGATCCGCAACTTCGGAAGAGCTTCCTTCTTCCACATTCAGGACGGCTCGGGCCGACTGCAGGTCTACGCGCGCAAGGACCGGCTCGGCGACCGCGGATACGCCCTGTTCCAGGCGCTCGACGCGGGCGACATCGTCGGGGTGCGCGGCCGCCTGTTTCGCACGCGGACCGGCGAGTTGACGGTCGAGGCGGAAAGCGTCCGGCTGCTCGCCAAGTGCCTGCACCCGTTGCCGGAGAAGTGGCATGGGCTGGCCGACGTCGAGGCGCGCTACCGCCAGCGCTATCTCGACCTGATGGTGAACCCGGAAGTGCGACGGGTCTTCGAGACCCGCTCGCGCATCGTGCGCCTGGTGCGCCGTTTCTTCGAGGAGCGGGGTTTCCTGGAGGTGGAAACCCCGATGATGCACCCGATCCCCGGCGGCGCGGCGGCGCGGCCGTTCGTCACGCACCACAACGCTCTCGACATGGACCTCTATCTGCGGGTGGCGCCGGAGCTGTTCCTCAAGCGCCTGCTCGTCGGGGGCATCGAGCGCGTCTTCGAGCTCAACCGCAGCTTCCGCAACGAAGGCATCTCGGTGCGCCACAATCCGGAATTCACGATGCTGGAGTTCTATCAGGCCTACGCGACCTTCGAGGACCTGATGACGCTCACCGAGGAGCTGTTCTCCGCGCTCGCGCGCGAGGTCACTGGCGGCGCGCGGCTCACGTACGAGGGACGCGAGATCGACCTCACGCCGCCGTGGGAAAGGATCGCGATTCCCGAGGCGATCGCGCGCCACGGCGGGGCGGAAGTCGCCGAGATCGCCTCGCACGAAGGGCTGCGGGAGTTCGCGAAGAAGCGCGGCCTGCGGGTCGACCTCGGCGCGCCGTACGGCAAGCTGCTGGTCGAGGTGTTCGAGGAGATCGCCGAGCAGCACCTCGTCAGGCCGACGTTCGTGACCGGGTTTCCCCTGGCGGTCTCGCCACTGGCGCGCAAGAACGACGCCGACCCGACGCTCGTGGACCGCTTCGAGCTGTACATCGGCGGGCGGGAGCTGGCGAACGCCTTCTCGGAGCTGAACGATCCGGACGACCAGCGCCAGCGTTTTCTCGAGCAGATGGAGGCGCGCAAAGCCGGCGACGACACCGCCAATCCCATCGACGAGGATTTCGTCCGGGCGCTGGAATACGGCATGCCGCCCGCCGCCGGCGAGGGCATCGGCATCGACCGGCTGGTGATGCTGTTCACCGACTCGCCCTCGATCCGGGACGTCATCCTGTTTCCGCTGCTGCGGCCGCAGCGCTAG
- the metF gene encoding methylenetetrahydrofolate reductase [NAD(P)H] translates to MRIADLYAQRPLTVSIEFFPPKTEKGEENLFGEIEELKSLKPAFCSVTYGAGGSTREKTVDLVDRIHRLCGLETMCHLTVVGQSKAEARGVLYQLKEKGIENVLALGGDPPQGLVDWQPHPDGFHHAIELVREAVAIGGFCIAVAGFPEVHPRAKDRASDLRYLKEKVEAGASVVITQLFFDNDDYYRFVEDLREMGVRVPIVPGILPILSVPQVRRFTALCRAKIPPALEAALAKVENDDEACVRLGIEYATRQCEGLLRFGIPGIHFYSLNKSRSVKAICRNLGL, encoded by the coding sequence GTGAGAATTGCTGACCTCTACGCCCAGCGGCCGCTAACGGTCTCGATCGAGTTCTTTCCTCCGAAAACGGAAAAAGGCGAAGAAAACCTCTTCGGCGAGATCGAGGAGCTGAAGTCGCTCAAGCCGGCCTTCTGCTCGGTCACCTACGGAGCCGGGGGAAGCACGCGCGAGAAGACGGTGGACCTGGTCGACCGCATCCATCGGCTCTGCGGCCTGGAGACGATGTGCCATCTGACGGTCGTCGGCCAGTCCAAGGCGGAGGCGAGGGGGGTGCTCTACCAGCTCAAGGAGAAGGGAATCGAGAACGTGCTCGCGCTCGGCGGCGATCCGCCGCAGGGGCTGGTGGATTGGCAGCCTCACCCCGACGGGTTCCATCACGCGATCGAGCTGGTGCGCGAGGCGGTGGCGATCGGCGGCTTCTGTATCGCCGTGGCCGGTTTTCCCGAGGTGCATCCCCGGGCGAAGGACCGGGCTTCCGACCTGCGTTACCTGAAGGAGAAGGTGGAGGCGGGGGCGTCGGTGGTGATCACGCAGCTCTTTTTCGACAACGACGATTACTACCGCTTCGTCGAGGATCTGAGAGAGATGGGGGTCCGGGTGCCGATCGTGCCGGGGATCCTGCCGATCCTGTCGGTTCCTCAGGTGCGCCGCTTCACCGCGCTCTGCCGCGCCAAGATCCCGCCCGCGCTCGAGGCCGCGCTGGCGAAGGTCGAGAACGACGACGAAGCGTGCGTGCGCCTGGGGATCGAATACGCGACCCGGCAGTGCGAGGGGCTGCTCCGCTTCGGGATTCCGGGAATCCATTTCTACTCGCTCAACAAGTCCCGTTCCGTGAAAGCGATCTGCCGCAATCTCGGTCTCTGA
- a CDS encoding group 1 truncated hemoglobin codes for MEKAPFEQLGGEAGLRKIIDTFIDRVFADRMIGFFFRGVDKARLKELEYQLAAGLLGADVPYTGRPLDVAHARHPIMGGHFARRRRILAETLELYGVPEPIRRLWLDHTDRLRPLITSDADSGCDPVAARERARKAGAGPS; via the coding sequence GTGGAAAAAGCGCCCTTCGAACAGCTCGGCGGCGAAGCCGGTCTGAGAAAGATCATCGATACGTTCATCGACCGCGTGTTCGCCGACCGGATGATCGGGTTTTTTTTCCGCGGGGTCGACAAGGCCCGCCTCAAGGAGCTCGAATACCAGCTCGCCGCGGGCCTGCTCGGCGCGGACGTACCCTACACCGGACGGCCGCTCGACGTCGCCCACGCCCGCCACCCCATCATGGGCGGCCACTTCGCGCGCCGCCGCCGGATCCTGGCGGAGACCCTCGAGCTTTACGGAGTTCCCGAACCGATCCGCCGGCTCTGGCTCGATCACACCGATCGGCTGCGCCCGCTGATCACCTCGGACGCGGACTCCGGTTGCGACCCGGTCGCGGCCCGCGAGCGGGCTCGCAAAGCGGGCGCCGGTCCGTCGTGA
- a CDS encoding SUF system Fe-S cluster assembly protein, with protein MSALQDTVLEAQVLEALRTCFDPEIPVNIYDLGLVYDVNVDEQAVVRIRMTLTSPHCPAVQSLPAEVEGKIRNIPGVSDVAIELVWDPPWDPSRMSEAAKLQLGML; from the coding sequence ATGAGCGCCCTGCAGGACACCGTTCTTGAAGCGCAGGTGCTGGAAGCGCTCCGCACCTGCTTCGACCCGGAGATTCCCGTCAACATTTACGACCTGGGGCTGGTCTACGACGTGAACGTCGACGAGCAGGCGGTGGTTCGCATCCGGATGACTCTGACCTCGCCCCACTGTCCCGCCGTCCAGTCGCTCCCGGCCGAGGTCGAGGGCAAGATCAGGAATATCCCCGGCGTGAGCGACGTCGCGATCGAGCTGGTGTGGGACCCGCCCTGGGATCCGAGCCGGATGTCGGAGGCCGCCAAGCTCCAGCTCGGGATGCTCTAG
- the sufT gene encoding putative Fe-S cluster assembly protein SufT, with the protein MKSERPLTLRRDCEAVMIPSGERITLRAGSSAWLTQSLGTGFTVMTDRGYMVRIDGRDADAIGLEPPAQSWREGDEERRDAATVEKRVWEQLRSCFDPEIPVNIVDLGLIYRCSVAPGPEGCRVEVRFTLTARGCGMGQFLKQDIESKLSRIPGVAEVDVELVWDPPWNQSMISPSARQQLGIV; encoded by the coding sequence ATGAAAAGCGAACGACCCCTGACCCTCAGAAGGGATTGCGAGGCGGTGATGATTCCGAGCGGAGAACGGATAACGCTCCGCGCCGGGAGCTCGGCGTGGCTCACCCAATCGCTCGGCACCGGCTTCACCGTCATGACGGATCGCGGTTACATGGTCCGTATCGACGGGCGGGACGCGGACGCGATCGGCCTGGAGCCGCCGGCGCAGTCGTGGCGGGAAGGCGACGAAGAGAGGCGGGACGCGGCGACCGTCGAGAAGCGGGTCTGGGAGCAGCTGCGCTCGTGCTTCGATCCGGAAATCCCGGTGAACATCGTCGACCTCGGCCTGATCTACCGCTGCTCGGTGGCCCCCGGCCCGGAGGGCTGCCGGGTGGAGGTGCGGTTCACTTTGACCGCGCGCGGCTGCGGCATGGGCCAGTTTCTCAAGCAGGATATCGAGAGCAAGCTCTCCCGGATTCCCGGGGTGGCGGAGGTCGACGTCGAGCTGGTCTGGGATCCGCCCTGGAATCAGAGCATGATCTCGCCTTCCGCGCGGCAGCAGCTCGGCATCGTTTAG
- a CDS encoding SUF system NifU family Fe-S cluster assembly protein, producing MSDLDELYQEVILDHNKSPRNFRPMTNANRKSEGYNPLCGDHVTVYLQLVDGVIADISFQGSGCAISKASASMMTAALKGKTEKEAEELFHSVHRMLTGQSTGEEAAVGKLRILAGVAKFPTRVKCATLAWHTANAALKGAKEPVTTE from the coding sequence ATGTCGGATCTGGACGAGCTGTACCAGGAGGTGATCCTGGACCACAACAAGAGCCCGAGGAACTTCCGGCCGATGACGAACGCCAACCGGAAATCCGAGGGCTACAACCCGCTGTGCGGGGATCACGTCACCGTCTACCTGCAGCTGGTGGACGGAGTGATCGCGGACATCAGCTTTCAGGGCTCGGGGTGCGCGATTTCCAAGGCATCGGCTTCTATGATGACGGCGGCGCTGAAGGGCAAGACGGAGAAGGAGGCGGAAGAGCTGTTCCACAGCGTGCACCGCATGCTCACCGGGCAGAGCACAGGGGAGGAAGCCGCGGTCGGGAAGCTCAGGATTCTCGCCGGCGTGGCAAAATTCCCGACGCGCGTGAAATGTGCTACTCTGGCCTGGCATACGGCCAACGCGGCGCTCAAGGGCGCCAAGGAGCCGGTGACGACGGAGTAG